A stretch of Dyella sp. BiH032 DNA encodes these proteins:
- a CDS encoding isocitrate lyase/phosphoenolpyruvate mutase family protein translates to MNRQQRERAELFHRLHAGPAPLMLPNAWDAGSARVIESAGAKAIATTSAGMAWALGYPDGEQLPVQELLEACRRIGGVVTVPVSVDIERGYGQDAHATGELVGALIQLGVVGINIEDGTEPGTQTLAKPSVLCERIACVRAIARHHDLPFFINARIDTYLSNLSPEARLEETRKRALAYIDAGANGIFLPGLADAEEIATLVQWLPVPLNVYAGYPGAPAAQALQQLGVRRISLGCGPMQAALAHLSTMATEALDEGRYDTMGQRMWSPAEANGLFRSGAH, encoded by the coding sequence ATGAATCGCCAGCAGAGAGAGCGCGCCGAGCTTTTCCATCGACTGCATGCCGGCCCGGCGCCATTGATGCTTCCCAACGCCTGGGATGCCGGCAGCGCACGGGTGATCGAAAGCGCGGGCGCCAAGGCGATCGCCACCACCAGCGCCGGCATGGCCTGGGCGCTTGGCTATCCCGATGGCGAGCAGTTGCCTGTGCAGGAGCTGCTGGAAGCCTGCCGGCGTATTGGCGGAGTGGTCACTGTGCCAGTCAGTGTCGATATCGAGCGCGGCTATGGACAAGACGCACACGCTACTGGCGAACTTGTCGGTGCGCTGATCCAGTTGGGCGTGGTGGGTATCAATATCGAAGACGGTACCGAGCCCGGCACGCAGACGCTGGCGAAGCCGAGCGTGCTGTGCGAGCGCATTGCCTGTGTGCGGGCGATCGCGCGGCATCATGATCTGCCGTTCTTCATCAACGCGCGCATCGATACCTACCTGAGCAACCTGTCGCCGGAAGCGCGTCTGGAGGAAACGCGAAAGCGCGCTCTGGCCTATATCGATGCCGGCGCCAATGGCATCTTCCTTCCTGGGCTGGCCGATGCCGAGGAGATCGCAACGCTAGTGCAATGGCTACCGGTACCGCTCAATGTCTACGCCGGCTATCCGGGCGCACCCGCCGCGCAAGCGCTTCAACAGTTGGGTGTGCGACGCATCAGCTTAGGTTGCGGACCGATGCAGGCCGCGCTGGCGCACCTGAGCACCATGGCGACGGAAGCGCTCGATGAAGGGCGTTACGACACGATGGGCCAGCGGATGTGGTCGCCGGCCGAAGCGAATGGCTTGTTTCGTAGTGGTGCGCACTAG
- a CDS encoding pilin, with protein MHSSTGRQAGFTLIELMIVVAIIAILAAIAIPAYQDYLIRTQVMEGFSLAEGPKLSVTEYYDNTGQFPTTEAQAGLLPANAYAGKYVSRVDAITRPGNILVHFDSTGGQVANKAIDGLQLGFSAISAEGSIKWVCTNRNINGIPLRYLPTSCR; from the coding sequence ATGCATTCCAGCACCGGCCGGCAGGCGGGTTTCACGCTTATTGAGTTGATGATCGTGGTTGCGATCATCGCGATTCTCGCCGCCATCGCGATTCCGGCTTACCAGGACTACCTGATCCGAACTCAGGTGATGGAGGGTTTTTCCCTGGCGGAAGGACCGAAGTTGTCCGTCACCGAGTACTACGACAACACCGGCCAGTTCCCGACCACGGAGGCCCAAGCCGGGCTACTGCCGGCCAATGCCTATGCCGGAAAGTATGTCAGCCGCGTGGATGCCATCACCCGACCCGGCAACATCCTCGTGCACTTCGACAGCACCGGTGGCCAAGTGGCCAACAAGGCGATCGACGGGCTTCAGTTGGGTTTCTCGGCCATCTCTGCCGAAGGCTCGATCAAATGGGTCTGCACTAACCGCAATATCAACGGCATTCCGCTGAGGTATCTGCCTACCAGCTGCCGTTGA
- a CDS encoding chitinase N-terminal domain-containing protein: protein MTSLCGRGVRRAVLAVVLLLSSPAVWSQAGSVSLEDEYKKLIRVNEDVQPLGETPFGEQINLYDGSISFTQTDVSQKGNGLPLLFTRTFRAADTSSPSSRAIEFASNAFVDWDLSVPKIETLSAEVKFTDSQGHQVDLWTFIGENDRCTRFKSGGTIFVPTKPGQEPVDWEPNVWWHGYQLEIPGEGSQDLLLRDAGNNHIPQMQLPDGSPMVFPVVTKKHWAIGCLPATDNGQPGEGFLAVAPDGNKYYLTWLIYKDAPAIAHPGGGALKRRVASMLARRVEDRFGNWLQYSYDAQGNLTTIDASDGRQLTIAYEAWQDPSGYYPVGYRATSATLQTAAGARQWRYFYSADTSAPRLITVQQPDGSAWSLDMAGIVGPQSELVSFDGCLIATWPQNATSSTATLRHPSGLTGRFTLTSTIRGRSYVPKRCILERGVYYIGIPSLFVSASLTQKVFSGAGMPDRTWNYAYSPSNESWAQDCGSCGDSVWTDVTDPDGRGTRYTFSNRFDRTESLLKRVDYYGGGVGTDLQRSEISSYATAGPWPAVLGDNLQFGMNFDQSGTLTPVGERTLQQDQGDAYTWRVTGFDGFARPIQVQRFSNVSGQAAVEEKTSLLDDYPHWVLGLPLQVDNLTTGETVSRNEYDLGRVTLSRRWHFGQLAMSYAFNAQGQLASFTDGNTHTTTLSDYKRGIPQTIGYPDGTSQHLAVDDFGQIASITDQAGSTTSYGYDAVGRVTSIVYPAGDEAAWHPKTFAYDFVLTTERGIGGGHWRRTVSKGDSRVVSYFDVMLRPVLVDTYIASDGNSHISARSDYDWKGQKTFASYPVAGQPDLGAIGSGVFTAYDALGRVTRMQQSAETGSLTTSTAYLPGAGRQVTDAKGYVTTTRYQVFDQPNYDAVVSVQAPEGVSQSIVRDLYGNPTAIRQWGSANGYVADVTKQLYYDTYHRLCRTWEPESGSEVTAYDAANNVDWTASGLSITGTACGQEQVAEAAKTRRTYDPMNRLEKLLPPTGTQSTLYTYDALGNVKQADSGITSWVGERNKLGQLTAETLSVIGNGSNVIRYAHDSYGNLRSIAYPDATVVDYAPDPLGRPTQAGSYATGVSYHPDGEIAHFVYGNGAEYLAQKNARQLISNFTYAKGGTINLSEDFAYDNNGNISSITDLAGGPRSKSFGYDALNRLASARADRLWGTETYQYDPLNNIRNRGGAGQSLDYNYDATNRLTGITQAGNAVMTLGYDARGNVTSRNGNTLVFDEKNQLTSIPGYDTYAYDAAGRRVLKAPANGSNSTYYFYTQEGRLLYQYDATTTKTTDYIYLGKKLIARAEGSTSRILGHVDGVSVDASGNNASITGWACSSGLAQSIAVHLYVGGPYGTGTMIGGYTANAASEAAVATACGVSSGSYRFVIPLTSATRSQYAGQKIYIHGISPVGNDNSLVADSGVYSVPALPTAPAAPASISADKLADLSRINVSWSSSSGTTSYKLQKQFNGGAWADAYSGAATAYAIDNPADGSYVFQAQACNAVGCSAWAASGAVTIAHIPPTPAWITVPASSNGPVSVSWASSAYATYYDLYQSINGGGWTRVYSGPSTNVTVNATVSGSYTFFVAAGNTNGWSGNLAGSSAVAVTIPPSGSPSISVPVSSNSGAYTVSWSGVGGAASYTLVEQANGGGWMTVQANGNTSWSTSGKGNGTYGYMVQACNAGGCGPWSGVGSISVALVPPMPTNVQAIDSFPSPKSERLTIKWNASPGATSYQVMRINTGEILQAGTATSLVVENGAVGEIPLYGYQVRACNAVGCSEWAYAY from the coding sequence ATGACGAGTCTTTGCGGGCGCGGAGTGCGCCGTGCGGTGCTGGCTGTTGTTCTGCTGCTTTCCTCTCCGGCCGTCTGGTCGCAAGCCGGTTCGGTCTCGCTGGAGGATGAATACAAGAAGCTGATCCGCGTCAATGAGGACGTCCAGCCGCTGGGCGAAACACCCTTTGGCGAGCAGATCAACCTCTACGACGGCAGCATCTCCTTCACCCAGACCGACGTCAGCCAGAAAGGCAATGGCCTGCCGCTGCTGTTCACGCGCACCTTCCGCGCGGCCGATACCAGCAGTCCTTCGTCGAGGGCGATCGAATTCGCCAGCAACGCGTTCGTCGACTGGGACCTGTCGGTGCCGAAGATCGAAACGCTATCGGCGGAGGTAAAGTTCACCGACAGCCAGGGACATCAGGTCGACCTGTGGACGTTCATCGGCGAGAACGACCGATGCACGCGGTTCAAGAGCGGCGGTACCATCTTCGTGCCGACCAAGCCAGGGCAGGAGCCGGTCGATTGGGAACCCAATGTCTGGTGGCACGGCTATCAGCTGGAGATTCCCGGTGAAGGGAGCCAGGACCTGCTGCTGCGCGATGCAGGCAACAACCACATCCCGCAAATGCAGCTCCCGGACGGCTCTCCGATGGTCTTTCCGGTCGTTACGAAAAAGCACTGGGCCATCGGTTGCCTGCCCGCCACGGACAACGGCCAGCCGGGCGAAGGTTTCCTGGCCGTCGCGCCAGACGGCAACAAATACTACTTGACCTGGCTGATCTACAAGGACGCGCCGGCGATCGCCCATCCGGGCGGCGGTGCCCTGAAGCGTCGCGTGGCTTCCATGCTGGCGCGGCGCGTCGAGGACCGCTTCGGCAACTGGCTGCAGTACAGCTACGACGCGCAGGGGAATCTGACCACGATCGATGCCAGCGATGGCCGTCAGCTCACCATCGCCTATGAGGCCTGGCAGGATCCTTCTGGCTATTACCCGGTCGGCTACCGCGCGACGTCCGCCACGCTGCAGACCGCGGCAGGTGCCCGCCAATGGAGGTATTTCTACAGTGCCGATACCAGCGCGCCGCGCCTGATCACGGTGCAGCAACCCGACGGCAGCGCGTGGTCGCTGGACATGGCCGGGATCGTAGGGCCACAAAGCGAGCTGGTCTCTTTCGACGGCTGTCTTATCGCGACCTGGCCTCAGAACGCCACGTCCAGTACGGCGACCTTGCGTCATCCGTCCGGATTGACCGGCAGGTTCACCCTTACCTCGACGATCCGCGGACGCTCCTACGTACCCAAGCGCTGCATTCTCGAGCGGGGTGTCTATTACATCGGCATTCCCTCGCTGTTCGTTTCGGCGTCGTTGACGCAGAAGGTCTTTTCCGGCGCCGGCATGCCCGACCGTACCTGGAACTATGCGTATTCTCCTTCCAACGAGAGCTGGGCCCAGGATTGCGGCAGCTGCGGGGACTCGGTATGGACGGATGTCACCGATCCGGACGGACGGGGTACCCGCTACACCTTCAGCAATCGCTTCGATCGAACCGAGAGCCTGCTGAAACGGGTCGACTACTACGGCGGCGGCGTCGGCACGGATCTTCAGCGCTCAGAAATCAGCAGCTATGCGACTGCCGGCCCGTGGCCGGCGGTGCTGGGCGACAACCTGCAGTTCGGCATGAACTTCGATCAGTCCGGCACGCTGACGCCGGTGGGCGAGCGCACGCTGCAGCAGGACCAGGGCGATGCCTACACCTGGCGCGTCACCGGCTTCGACGGGTTCGCCCGGCCCATCCAGGTGCAGCGCTTCAGCAACGTGTCGGGCCAGGCCGCGGTGGAGGAAAAGACCTCCTTGCTCGACGACTACCCGCATTGGGTGCTCGGTCTGCCGCTGCAAGTGGACAACCTAACGACGGGCGAGACGGTCAGCCGGAACGAATACGATCTTGGCCGGGTCACGCTGAGCAGGCGCTGGCATTTCGGCCAGCTGGCCATGAGCTATGCCTTCAATGCGCAAGGCCAGCTGGCCTCCTTCACGGATGGCAACACCCACACGACCACGCTGAGCGACTACAAGCGTGGCATTCCGCAGACCATCGGCTATCCCGATGGCACCAGTCAGCACCTGGCGGTGGATGATTTCGGACAAATCGCCAGCATTACGGACCAGGCCGGCAGCACCACGAGTTATGGTTACGACGCCGTGGGGCGCGTCACGTCCATCGTTTATCCAGCGGGCGATGAAGCCGCATGGCATCCGAAGACTTTCGCCTACGATTTTGTGCTGACCACGGAGCGCGGCATCGGCGGCGGCCACTGGCGGCGCACGGTAAGCAAAGGGGATTCGCGCGTCGTTTCCTATTTCGATGTGATGTTGCGGCCCGTCCTGGTCGATACCTACATCGCCAGCGACGGTAATTCGCATATCAGCGCCCGCTCGGATTACGACTGGAAAGGTCAGAAGACCTTCGCCTCGTATCCGGTCGCCGGTCAGCCCGATCTCGGCGCGATCGGGAGTGGTGTCTTCACCGCCTACGATGCGCTGGGCCGTGTGACCAGGATGCAGCAATCCGCAGAAACTGGGTCGCTGACGACGAGCACCGCGTACCTGCCTGGAGCGGGGCGGCAGGTCACCGATGCCAAGGGCTACGTGACCACCACGCGCTACCAGGTCTTCGACCAGCCGAACTACGACGCGGTGGTCTCGGTCCAGGCACCGGAAGGCGTGAGTCAGTCCATCGTGCGCGATCTCTACGGTAACCCCACGGCGATACGGCAGTGGGGCTCGGCCAACGGTTATGTGGCCGACGTGACCAAACAGCTCTACTACGACACATATCACCGCCTTTGCCGTACCTGGGAACCGGAAAGCGGAAGCGAAGTCACGGCGTACGATGCCGCCAACAACGTCGATTGGACCGCCTCGGGCCTTTCGATCACCGGCACGGCCTGCGGCCAGGAGCAGGTGGCGGAAGCCGCCAAGACGCGCCGGACCTACGACCCGATGAACCGGCTAGAGAAGCTGCTGCCGCCGACGGGAACACAGAGCACACTGTATACCTACGATGCGCTCGGCAACGTCAAGCAGGCCGATTCGGGTATCACCAGCTGGGTTGGCGAGCGCAACAAGCTGGGGCAGCTGACCGCCGAGACGCTGAGCGTCATCGGTAACGGAAGCAATGTCATTCGATATGCCCACGACAGTTATGGGAACTTGCGTTCCATCGCCTATCCTGATGCCACGGTGGTCGATTACGCGCCCGATCCCTTGGGGCGCCCCACGCAGGCGGGCAGTTACGCCACCGGCGTCAGTTATCACCCGGACGGCGAGATTGCCCATTTCGTCTATGGCAACGGCGCCGAGTATCTGGCGCAGAAGAACGCCCGGCAGCTCATCAGCAACTTCACCTATGCGAAAGGCGGGACGATCAATCTCAGCGAAGACTTCGCCTACGACAACAACGGAAACATCAGCAGCATCACCGACCTCGCGGGCGGGCCGCGGAGCAAATCGTTCGGTTACGACGCACTCAATCGCCTGGCCAGCGCGCGGGCGGATAGACTGTGGGGCACGGAAACCTACCAGTACGACCCTCTAAACAACATTCGCAACCGAGGTGGTGCGGGGCAATCGCTAGATTATAACTACGACGCCACCAATCGTCTGACGGGCATCACCCAGGCGGGCAACGCGGTGATGACGCTGGGGTACGACGCGCGCGGCAACGTCACCAGCAGGAATGGCAATACGCTGGTGTTCGACGAAAAGAACCAGCTGACCAGCATCCCGGGCTATGACACCTATGCCTACGATGCCGCCGGACGCCGCGTGCTGAAGGCTCCCGCCAACGGCAGCAACTCGACCTATTACTTCTATACCCAGGAAGGTCGCCTGCTGTATCAGTACGATGCGACGACGACCAAGACCACGGATTACATCTATCTCGGCAAGAAGCTGATCGCTCGCGCCGAGGGATCGACGTCCAGAATCCTCGGCCATGTCGATGGCGTGAGCGTCGACGCAAGCGGCAATAACGCCAGCATTACCGGATGGGCATGCTCATCGGGCTTGGCGCAATCCATCGCGGTCCATCTGTACGTCGGTGGCCCCTATGGCACGGGCACGATGATCGGCGGGTACACGGCGAACGCGGCCAGTGAAGCGGCGGTGGCTACGGCTTGTGGCGTCTCGTCGGGCAGCTACCGGTTCGTCATTCCCCTGACCAGTGCCACGCGTTCGCAGTACGCAGGGCAGAAGATCTATATCCATGGCATTTCTCCCGTGGGTAACGACAACAGCCTGGTGGCCGACTCCGGGGTCTACAGTGTCCCGGCGCTGCCGACGGCGCCGGCCGCGCCGGCGAGCATCAGTGCCGACAAACTGGCCGATCTGAGTCGCATCAATGTGAGCTGGTCGAGCTCGTCGGGTACGACGAGTTACAAGCTGCAGAAGCAGTTCAATGGCGGGGCATGGGCAGATGCCTATAGCGGCGCAGCGACCGCGTATGCTATCGACAATCCGGCGGATGGCAGTTACGTCTTCCAGGCCCAGGCGTGCAATGCCGTCGGATGCAGCGCCTGGGCGGCATCGGGGGCGGTGACCATTGCGCATATTCCGCCGACCCCGGCGTGGATCACTGTGCCGGCGTCCAGCAATGGCCCGGTAAGCGTGTCCTGGGCGTCGAGCGCTTATGCCACGTATTACGACCTCTATCAGTCCATCAATGGCGGCGGCTGGACGAGGGTATACAGCGGTCCTTCGACCAATGTCACCGTGAACGCCACGGTATCCGGCAGCTATACCTTCTTCGTCGCGGCCGGCAACACGAATGGCTGGTCCGGCAACCTTGCCGGCAGCAGCGCCGTGGCAGTAACGATTCCGCCAAGCGGTTCCCCCTCGATCAGCGTACCGGTAAGCAGCAACTCGGGTGCTTATACGGTCAGCTGGAGCGGCGTTGGCGGAGCTGCCAGCTATACGCTGGTGGAGCAGGCGAACGGTGGAGGATGGATGACCGTCCAGGCCAACGGGAACACGAGCTGGAGCACTTCCGGCAAGGGCAATGGCACGTACGGCTACATGGTGCAGGCCTGTAACGCGGGAGGCTGCGGCCCATGGAGCGGAGTGGGGTCGATCAGCGTGGCCCTGGTTCCACCCATGCCGACCAATGTGCAAGCCATCGACAGCTTCCCCAGTCCCAAGTCCGAGCGCCTGACCATCAAGTGGAACGCTTCGCCCGGTGCGACGAGCTACCAGGTCATGCGGATCAACACGGGAGAAATTCTTCAGGCGGGTACGGCGACGTCGCTGGTAGTGGAGAACGGGGCCGTGGGGGAGATTCCGCTCTATGGCTATCAGGTACGGGCTTGTAATGCCGTGGGATGCTCAGAATGGGCGTATGCGTACTGA
- a CDS encoding RHS repeat-associated core domain-containing protein: MSGKSGWLVLSLLLWHGISSAGTVTYVYVDHQGTVLAEADAGGNLVAQFDYRPYGRAVDGSSQLPSGPGYTGHVNDRETGLVYMQARYYMTDGQFLSVDPLGVEPGNLFGFSRYSYARGNPVNYIDPDGRQANQAMKGLYFWQQMSELSGRLDNVAEAANKKMEKVDIKIDVAIARGPGVRIQQSLLHGEGSITYLPVAFGQNVSVDLQPRKGFVFDFAKNSSAKSTDYSFGGGPSFEYGEVLHAGLDIDFNPGKGGSFTATPKAGLGYGTFHSYTPEVKVLEWNLSESSDNRPQGSL; the protein is encoded by the coding sequence ATGAGCGGCAAAAGTGGATGGTTGGTTCTTTCGCTGCTTCTCTGGCATGGGATTTCTTCGGCAGGTACGGTGACCTATGTGTATGTGGATCATCAGGGTACTGTCCTGGCAGAGGCCGATGCTGGCGGAAACCTGGTCGCTCAGTTCGACTATCGTCCTTATGGGCGAGCTGTCGATGGCAGCTCGCAGCTTCCATCTGGGCCTGGTTACACCGGTCACGTCAATGACCGGGAAACCGGGCTGGTCTATATGCAGGCCAGGTATTACATGACGGATGGACAGTTCTTGAGCGTCGATCCCCTCGGAGTTGAGCCAGGAAACTTGTTCGGCTTCAGCCGCTATTCCTATGCGAGAGGCAATCCAGTCAATTACATCGATCCTGATGGAAGGCAGGCTAATCAAGCCATGAAGGGTCTCTATTTCTGGCAGCAAATGTCAGAGCTGAGCGGCCGGCTTGATAACGTCGCTGAAGCCGCTAACAAGAAGATGGAGAAGGTTGATATAAAGATAGACGTAGCAATTGCCCGAGGTCCTGGCGTCCGGATTCAGCAGAGTCTGCTTCATGGGGAAGGAAGCATTACCTACTTGCCCGTGGCATTCGGTCAGAACGTGAGTGTTGATCTTCAGCCAAGGAAGGGATTCGTCTTTGATTTTGCGAAAAATTCTTCGGCGAAGAGTACGGATTATTCATTCGGAGGAGGTCCGTCGTTCGAGTATGGCGAAGTGCTACACGCCGGTCTCGATATCGACTTCAATCCTGGCAAGGGCGGATCATTTACTGCGACTCCGAAGGCTGGCCTTGGATATGGCACGTTTCACTCCTACACTCCTGAAGTAAAGGTCTTGGAATGGAACTTGTCCGAGAGTTCGGATAATCGTCCTCAAGGAAGCCTGTGA